Within the Scyliorhinus canicula chromosome 18, sScyCan1.1, whole genome shotgun sequence genome, the region GCCCTTCAGTAACTGGTGAATACTACATACGTATAGAGGAACCAACCGAATGCAATATGGACCTGGACTATACGATGTGTTCCTATAGCCCGGAGTACGATGCAAGCTTGCAGGTGGAGTCATCGTCTTGGCAAGGAAGGGACACTGTAGATGACTGTGAGAACAGCCCAACCATCTCCTTGACTATGGAACCCCTCTTGGGACAGGTCTCATCAATGCCCCAAGATTCCTGGGAAGACAGCCAATATTTTAGCAAAAACAAGAGCCAAACTTACTATGAGCACTTCACAGTGGATGACGCAAACCAATATTTGTTGGAGAATTACTCTGAGAATAGTAACGATTGGAAAATACAGAGCCCTGGagaaaacagcagtggggacccTTTGGGAATATCTCCTTTGGTAACGAGTACCTTCAGGGATTCCTGTTCCTTGCTCGTGTCCTCTTATGATGAACTGGATGAAACTGGATCAAATAAAATGTGCCAATTACCTGCTGCTGAAGAGTTTAGATATTCCGTGCAATCTGTAAATACAACATTACACTCAGTCGATGATTTGGACACCGTGAACATGCTTGGTGTCAGTGACTCCTCACAAGCAAACGTTCCATCCAAAAAGATTACAGCATCATCTCCAAGCACATTGTTACCTGAGGATGAAAACTTACTGCCCTCTGAGATCCAATCATGGGAATCCAGTAGCTTCTTAAATAATAACAAGATGGATGTTGCAAAGCAACCACAGGACCAGGAAACTAACAGCTCTGAATTCTTTTGTGGAAGACTCCAGGCAGGATTTTCAGAACTAGACTTGTCCGCGCTGGGAAATGTCACACCCCTCTCTTTTTCCCACACTGCTGATGGGCACAGCTCTAGGATGAGCCAGGCTgcggaagcagagagtgggagcaGCAACTGGAAAGCAACGTGCAACGAGGTCATTCAGGACAGTCAACGTTTTGATCAGCCCCTCTCCACAGCTGAAGGGAAAGATGGGCTTTTTACCTCTTTGTATAGAGTAACCCAGCCGGAGGAAGGTCAGATACTCAATTCTGATAGGTTGCAAACTTcagggaatgaagaacttgtcgaccCTTTGCTTGGCATGGTGGTGAAGAGCTGTGCCCTTAGTGATTATGGCAAAATCAGGGCCCAGAGTGTGGGTGACGAAATTAGTTTGCCTGCACACGATGCAGACATAGCCGGGATTAATGATCAATTGGAAGCCATTGTTCAAGAGACCAATCAATTAAATAGTGATAGAGAAGAGGCTCATAGTCCGACCCAATTGAAGATTGAAATAGAAGTTAGAGATAGCAATACCACTCATCCAGAACTGGAAATGGTCGATGATACATACCAGGCACAAGTTGCAGTGAGAGACTTAACAAGTCCTTCCCAGTTTGAAACAGCTGATAAAAGTGAACATTGCCTTTCATCTGATGTCGAATCTAAAGACCCTGACAGCTCTCCCATAAAGACCCTTTCCAGTATAAGCTTTGCTGAAACTGATGGGTGCAGTGATGAAGATGAAACAGATATCACTTCCGGAATATTTACAGATTTAACCCAGGACTATGAAAATAGTGACATTGTTCTCTCTCACAAATCACTGCAGAAACTAGTGGGGACACCAGATTCACTCGAGTCACTTGACATCCCATCAACAACTAGTTCCTGTGAAATGTACAGTCCAACATTGCATTATTCCTCGCTCCAACCCAAGGCTGCGGACAGTGGCTACGATACGGAGAATTTTGAATCGCCCGAATTTGTTCTGAAGGAACCAGTGGAACAGAAGGGCCCTGAATTGTTTACCAAGGTAAACAAAGTCAATAATGTTTCTGAAATGTCACAAGATTCTGAACCGCAGTCCATCGATGAAAATAATTCCTACAGAGACTCCGCATACTTCTCGGATTATGATGCCGAGTCTGAAAGATATCAAACCTTAGATTCGGAGAAAGATGATCTCCTTCAAGGTGAGATTGATCTGATCGAACTAAATGAGGAGCACCTTGCAGACATTCCAGTGCAACAGGGCGAATGTGTGCATTTGAGTTCTTCGGAACAGAACGCCACTGACCTAACGCAAACGAAAAGCCTGAAGAATGCAGGGGGAAGTTTAGAGCATTGTAGTTTGATCCAAAGGTTACATGTTGATCCTGCAGAAGGTTTAGTAAGCAGTAAAAAGGGTTTCCCTGCAGATGTCTCCATTCTCATTGAGAAACAAATGGATCCAACATTTGATTACCCAGACGCAGTTGTATTGCCAGAAGCAGAAAACGAGCAAACGGCAAAGTTAGGTGTTCCTGACACAAATGAGGGGTTTTATCACCAGGACTTGGAAACTGAGAGTGAGAAAAAAGAACTTGAAGCTGACTATTTAGTTTGTAGGCAGATATTGGAAGAAGCAGGTTGCTCGAATTCGAAGGACAAGGATGGAATTGTTCAAAGCAGTTATAACTCAGAAAATCTTCTGGTAAAGAAACAGGTATCTTTAGGTAAGAAAGGCTGCCTTCACAAAATGCCAGGTTGTATCTATGATGGTGCAGATTTAATACTGGAGGAGCAATTATCTGAACAAGACACTGTTGGGCTTCAGCACACTGATGTTGGGATGAGGAAGTTCCAGCCGTATTCTTTGAACGTTGAAGAAAAGTTGGAGAGATGCATTGTTCCCAAGATACAGTCAGTTCAGTTGTCATTAGAACTTCCTTTCTTAGGTCTTAAGAAAGAATCCCGACAGGCATTCGATGGGGAAGAAGGAGACGAAgaggatgaggatgatgatgAAAGTGATGACTCCGATGAGGAACTTGGCATCTATAACATTCAGGAACACAGTGAAGAGAGCGAGGAAGAAATTCCCCCTGTTCCAATTATTGTAACAGAAAAAGATGATGGGAAGAATCTGAGGAGCCTTCTAAAGTTACCTAATTTGGTATGCGAGTCCTTTTGTGATGATCTCGATCGAAAGAGAAAAGCGGTGTCTTTCTATGATGACGTCACTGTCTATCTTTTTGACCAGGTAGGGAGGGTCCTAAATACTTCTTTTATTTTAATAGATTGATATACCGACTTAGATGGTAAGTTACCTAATCAGTCATCAAGGACTATTAAAAGTTTATCAGTATGTATGTctaacaacaccctgggctagggaaCGGTCAGTACCAGCCACATAggcccaacacaagtgaattaaccaataatgttTATCAACATTcctgaaatctttggcccttggctgcccaataatttatagtcaccaggtttgtaagttgaaacacaattactgtttatttataacagaaataaagatgaaatatgcGGTAATTACAACAGAATAATGGCAAGCCAACCTACTACACCCCCCCTTTtattgccccaccctctacccatgcGCACAAGATTGACAAAGAGTCTTAGGAGAAAGGTAGACTGAAAGGGGGACCTTTgagttgaaggcccagtttaatAAAGGCTAAAGTAACAcacaggggtggaaaggggtaaaataataagtaTTAAGTATAAACAAAACGAATCCTTGCTTTCGATGTTGTAATCTTTGCCACAGACGTTCCTCCAGCATGCTGACTGATTGAAGCCACGGATGTACATTTGGTGatggttgttcttcttgtagaaACATTTATTCAGTGCTCACCGTCCCAGTGGGATTTCTCCTGAATAGTCACTTTAGCCTTTattaaactgggccttcaactcAAAGGTCCACCTTTCAGTCTACCTTTCTCCTAAGACTCTTTGTCTCGCATCAATCCCAGATTCCAGCCCGAGTTTTAATCTCAATCCTTTGCAGTTTAAATAAAATTACATCCAGCCTtactggggagagaaaagagttctcACACCGGATGTTTAGAGACAATTCATCAGATCTTTGAGAGCCAGTTAACGTTCCAGCCTTCAGAAAGTGAAAGGAAAACCAGCCTTGGCATTGAAAAGCATCTCGGAGGAAATACATCCAATCGCACCTGGTGCCGGGCagaatcacagccttgtggtggtatgaatgtgagcactgccattggtacagagcataggtttcccattggctctggctggtcatgtgcctctcgtccgattggctgggactagtcatgtgactgcgcaccaattggtcaagaggcaagtagaccccgcctccgaggcggggtataagtacccagagttcccggcggtcagccttactctgtagttgaccaccgggctaacaactagctgattaaagccacagttcggatcctaattgtgtcttgagtcgaattgatggtacatcaagcctTCTGGGcgattcattggccaccagccacgtCAATCAAatcgagtcagcactgatgtCAGCCAATCTGCAATCAACCTAAAGCAGCACAGCCTTCTGAAGGCACagcttgtttgaattaaaggcacaagcCTTAAAGGCGCAGGTCCATTAATCTTCCATGGAACAAAATTGTAATagcaaaaaataaaagaaaggggaaaacagGAAGCAAACAGGATTTAAACAAGAGGATCCTTACAGTAAGATACTAAACGGAATAAAAAAGGCTACACCAAAGCACAATTTGGAGGCAAACCACAAATTTAAGAAAGGAGACTTGTAGGTATAAACCGCAATACATGCCTGATTCCAAAAGCCACATCATGGAAGCCTTGATTCATACCTGGGTAAAGTTTTCTGAGtaacattgattgattgatttgatttataagGAAGCAAAATCTCACCAATCATTTTAAGGTCAGGTGGGTGCTGTAATTGAGGGGAGTCCAGTTTTCTCTGGAAAGATgcgctagatgggccaaatggcctccttctgcactgtaaattctatgataatctatgagatgggccaaatggcttctggcGCTTATCTCCCAGACAGGAGTTGGGATTTCCTACCTATTATCCTTCCCACTCCACATATTCCCAACTGGAATGTTGGATTTTCAGATCTCTGTTGATGAGACTCTGTCTCagtgtcagaaggtcatgggtttaAGCCCCAATTCGGAGATGTGAACACACCATTAGTCAGGTACTGAGAAAGATCTGATGTTATGTTATTCTtatccatttttttaaaaaataatttttattgaaatttttcgatacaaacatttacccctactacattttaaattataacacaacaaatcccccctggaaaaatcCTCCCACGCCCTcacccgcgcgcacccccccaccctcccccccccccccccccgcgctaccagtctagcaaccaaaccgtttttccctttctgccgatggcctcgggcagtcattgcccgcgaccccccgctgacgtgctcccttcgttgctatcccccccccccctcccttcccccccccccccccctttctccccgggttgctgctgtttcggcctccagttcctatctctgatccagaaagtcaaggaagggctgccaccgccggaagaacccctgtaccgaccctctcagggcgaatttgattctttccaattggatgaagcttgccatgtcgtttaaccaggtgttaacacttggtggccttgtgtccctccactgaatcaagatccttctccgagctaccaaggacgcaaaggccaatattccggcctcccctacctcctgtactcctggctccaccccaaccccaaaaatcgccagcccccaccctggtttgaccctggttcccaccactctcgataccgtccccgccaccccctcccagaactcttccagtgccgggcacatccagaacatatgtacatggttcgcagggcctcccgaacacctaacacacctgtcctcacccccgaagaaccgactcatcctagtccctgtcatatgggctctgtgcagcaccttaaattggatgaggcccaaccttgcgcacgacgacgacgaattgaccctctctaaggcatccgcccatgtcccatcttctatctgctctcccagctccgcttcccacttgtctttcagctcctctatcgatacctcctccacctcctgcattattttgtagatgtccgagaccttcccttctccgacccagacccctgacagcaccctatcactcacccctctatcgggaagcaagggaaatccttccacctgtcgtctggcaaatgccttcacctgcaggtatctaaacgtgttccccggggggagctcaaatttctcctccagctctcccaggctcgcaaacctcccctctatgaacatgtccctcagttgcctgatgcccgccctgtgccagctctggaatcccccgccagtgttccccgggacaaatctgtggttccctctcagtggcgccgccatcagaccccccacttcccccctgtgtcgcctccactgcccccagattttaagggtggccgccactaccggactcgtggtataccttgtgggggggagcggccatggtgccgttactagcgcccccaggcttgtattgccgcaggacgccctctccatacgtttccaagctgccccctccccctccatcacccacttgcgcaccatcgatgcgttcgccgcccagtagtatccggaaagattgggtagcgctaatcctccactgtccctactccgttccaagaaaatccttctcactctaggggtgccatgtgcccacacatagcccataatgctgctagttaccttcttgaagaaggccctggggagaaagatgggcaagcactggaacagaaacaagaacctcgggaggaccgtcattttgactgactgcaccctccctgctagcgacagcggtaccatgtcccacctcttgaactcctcctccatctgctccaccagccttgaaaagttcagcttgtggagggtcccccagttccttgccacctgcacccccaagtacctgaagctctttactgctctcttaaaggggagccgcccaattccctccccctgatctcccgggtgtatcacaaagacctcacttttacccacatttaatttatatcccgaaaagtccccaaactccgctagtatttccattacctccggcattcccccttccgggtccgccacatataacaacaaatcatccgcatagagtgatactcgatgttcctcccctccccttgtcagtcctctccacccccctgaacccctcagtgccatcgccaacggttcgatcgctaatgcaaatagtaagggggatagggggcatccctccctggtacctcgatggagcccaaaatactctgacctcctcccgtttgtaaccacacttgccatcggggccgaatacagcagcttcacccacttgataaatccctccccaaacccaaaccgttccagcgtctcccacaggtattcccactccaccctatcgaatgccttctccgcatccagtgctaccactatctcagcctccccctccactgctggcatcataatcacattcaacagtctccggacatttgtgttaagttgtcgtccctttacgaaccccgtctggtcctcatggattacccctggcacacaatcctctattctggttgccaggacctttgccaacagtttggcatctacattcaagagggagataggcctgtaggacccgcactgtacagggtctttgtcccgcttcaggatcaaggagatcagggcctgtgacattgtcgggggcagaacccccccctctcgcgcctcattgaaggctcgcaccagcactggacccaccaagtccacatacttcttataaaattccaccgggaacccatccggccccggcgccttccccgcctgcatctggcctatccctttaactagctcctgcagctctatcggcgcccccagcccctccacccgttcctcctggacctttgggaacctcaatctatcgaggaagttctccattccccccctcctcctgggcggctcagaccggtacaattccctgtagaaatccctgaagaccctgttcacctcttgccccttctgcactacgttccctcccttctctctcactcccccaatctctctggctgcatctcgcttgcgcagctggtgtgctagcatcctgctcgccttttccccgtactcatagaccgcgccctgtgcccttctccattgcgtctccgccttcctagtggtcagtaggtcaaactgggcctgtaaactgcgccgctccctcaacagcccctcctctggtgtctccgcatatcacctgtccacttctataagttcccccaccagtctctccctctcctgcctctccttcctttctctgtgtgcccttatggagatcagctctcctctgatcactgctttcagggcctcccagactacccccaccttcacctcgcccgtgtcgttcgtgcccagatatctctcaatgcccttccggacccttccgcacacctcatcgtccgccagcagccccacatccaggcgccacaacgggcgctggtcccgtgcttcccccagttctacctctacccagtgtggtgcatggtccgaaatcatgTTATTCTTATCCATGTTGCATGAACGCATAGGGAGAGCACACAGCAATAATTGAGGATGATGGAAGTTTCTCCGGATGCCCgagccaatgtttatcccttaaATTACAACTCCGAACATATGAACATAAATTCAACAATTTGGAAACAAGATCACAAAACCTGGCTATATCTTCTTCTGTAAGATTACCAGCCCACACCTGGCCCTCTGCCCCAGGTGTAGAATAtgtccttccctccttccccagagTTGAATCTTCCACGCGCAGCAGAAGAGCTTTTTTTGGTCCCCTGTGTGAAGTCTCGGTGTTTTCCCGGTGCCTGTGTCTTCCGGCCTTCAGCGAGCATTCACAAGACCTCAGGGAAAGCAAAGCAGATCCACTGGGCAACAGGTGAAAGGTGTGATTCGAGGTCGGGAAAGTGGGAATATGTGAGCAACAAGAAATCGCAAGGAATTGAAAAACGTAAAGGCAGTGGTGGTGGGATTGAAAATTTAGAGGTGGAAAGAATCCCTctttcatagaatatagaacatacagtgcagaaggaggccattcggcccatcgagtctgcaccgacccacttaagccctcacttccaccccattcccgtaacccagcaacctctcctaacctttttggtcactaagggcaatttatcatggccaatccacctaacctgcatggctttgggctgtgggaggaaaccggagtacccggaggaaacccacgcagacacggggagaaagtgcagactctgcacagacagtgacccagcggggaatcgaacctgataccctggcgctgtgaagctacagtgctatccacttgtgctaccgtgctacccctccTGGGATACCTGTGATGCATGTTTTAAACAGCTTCAATCTCCTTTCTGCTATGGGGCTCTTAAAACTGTTCCCTGTAATATACAGCCTGAGCACAGTCTATACAGATTTATCGTTTACCCCCCCGTTTCTGTCCTCCTTTTTGCAAAAGGCAAATTCTATCCATCCGCACCTTTCAGCGTCTTGCCATTGGGTATATAAATACATATTCCAATACTTTGGTTTTCTCTGGCTGGCTCACACTTCTCCAGATTAAGTTGGTTCTGCcacctatctgtctatctatgtccTCCTGAATTCTTTTATGGTCCCAAGTCGGGTCTGCTGCACCTCCTAGCTTTAGCACCATCAGTACATTGGTGAATGATGTGCATTATGGAGTCAGAATATGACGGTGAAACGAAGATATATGTTTCTGGGATTCCGCACTTGTCtagttcttatgtattgaaaCTGAGAaatgtatatagaacatacagtgcagaaggaggccatttggcccatcgagtctgcaccggcccacttaagccctcactcccaccctatccccgtaacccaacaacccctcctaaatctttttggtcactaagggctatttatcatggccaatccacctaacctgcgcgtctttggactgtgggaggaaaccggagcacccggaggaaacccacgcacacacggggaaaacgtgcagactccgcacagacaatgacccagcggggaatcgaacctgagaccctggagctgtgaagcctcagtgctatccacctgtgc harbors:
- the aatkb gene encoding serine/threonine-protein kinase LMTK1 isoform X1 → MLQFIQTLPDSALNSWDQLTKSHPFQHPEKQRLGINALHFGPESTKGKDGMPIGELTWSSSLAVVAVSFSGLFTFIFLMLACLCCKKGDIGFKEPISPVKNFSRKEFENNEGEDYTGEFSPRTTSSSQNGPEVYILPLTEVSFPVSKQPSARPGQFFQQADLGRQSLLYLKEAGSTWFGKVFLGEVNINLNCCQVVVKELKAGASIQDQMRFLEEAQPHRSLQHPNLLQCLAQFTEVTPYLLVMEFCQLGDLKGYLRTHNAAAELAADTSTLQRMACEITSGLQYLHKHNYIHSDMALRNCLLSADLTVKIGDYGLSHNKYKKDYFVTPDQLWIPLRWIAPELIDDVHGNLLVVDQTKISNIWSLGVTLWELFEFGNQPYHRCSDKEVLTYAIKEQQLKLPKPLLNLPLSDRWYEVMQFCWLQPEQRPTADEVHLLLSYLCAKASSDAEEEFEKRWNAMKPSGSSTSHTTEVSSFPLLEQFGTDGFHTEVDDVLTVTETSQGLNFEYKWDHTQMDNFPPSSASLGHGSSQYQEIYFPNSASGRLSLSVSPVSSNSFYESKQQSNIPQNLQPPGVVPVISAHSPSVTGEYYIRIEEPTECNMDLDYTMCSYSPEYDASLQVESSSWQGRDTVDDCENSPTISLTMEPLLGQVSSMPQDSWEDSQYFSKNKSQTYYEHFTVDDANQYLLENYSENSNDWKIQSPGENSSGDPLGISPLVTSTFRDSCSLLVSSYDELDETGSNKMCQLPAAEEFRYSVQSVNTTLHSVDDLDTVNMLGVSDSSQANVPSKKITASSPSTLLPEDENLLPSEIQSWESSSFLNNNKMDVAKQPQDQETNSSEFFCGRLQAGFSELDLSALGNVTPLSFSHTADGHSSRMSQAAEAESGSSNWKATCNEVIQDSQRFDQPLSTAEGKDGLFTSLYRVTQPEEGQILNSDRLQTSGNEELVDPLLGMVVKSCALSDYGKIRAQSVGDEISLPAHDADIAGINDQLEAIVQETNQLNSDREEAHSPTQLKIEIEVRDSNTTHPELEMVDDTYQAQVAVRDLTSPSQFETADKSEHCLSSDVESKDPDSSPIKTLSSISFAETDGCSDEDETDITSGIFTDLTQDYENSDIVLSHKSLQKLVGTPDSLESLDIPSTTSSCEMYSPTLHYSSLQPKAADSGYDTENFESPEFVLKEPVEQKGPELFTKVNKVNNVSEMSQDSEPQSIDENNSYRDSAYFSDYDAESERYQTLDSEKDDLLQGEIDLIELNEEHLADIPVQQGECVHLSSSEQNATDLTQTKSLKNAGGSLEHCSLIQRLHVDPAEGLVSSKKGFPADVSILIEKQMDPTFDYPDAVVLPEAENEQTAKLGVPDTNEGFYHQDLETESEKKELEADYLVCRQILEEAGCSNSKDKDGIVQSSYNSENLLVKKQVSLGKKGCLHKMPGCIYDGADLILEEQLSEQDTVGLQHTDVGMRKFQPYSLNVEEKLERCIVPKIQSVQLSLELPFLGLKKESRQAFDGEEGDEEDEDDDESDDSDEELGIYNIQEHSEESEEEIPPVPIIVTEKDDGKNLRSLLKLPNLVCESFCDDLDRKRKAVSFYDDVTVYLFDQESPTGELSEQNIPEVDPAFQHYPEHSQSRSAGVSTATERQSSSNDSSDGNFPEESGGFEWDDDFPLVSVKSSLVTEGSSLVSEAASSAVPSGPEQNQVQKTRFSRFTVSPASVSRFSITHVLDSEVESAAGSIEEDERE
- the aatkb gene encoding serine/threonine-protein kinase LMTK1 isoform X4 encodes the protein MRFLEEAQPHRSLQHPNLLQCLAQFTEVTPYLLVMEFCQLGDLKGYLRTHNAAAELAADTSTLQRMACEITSGLQYLHKHNYIHSDMALRNCLLSADLTVKIGDYGLSHNKYKKDYFVTPDQLWIPLRWIAPELIDDVHGNLLVVDQTKISNIWSLGVTLWELFEFGNQPYHRCSDKEVLTYAIKEQQLKLPKPLLNLPLSDRWYEVMQFCWLQPEQRPTADEVHLLLSYLCAKASSDAEEEFEKRWNAMKPSGSSTSHTTEVSSFPLLEQFGTDGFHTEVDDVLTVTETSQGLNFEYKWDHTQMDNFPPSSASLGHGSSQYQEIYFPNSASGRLSLSVSPVSSNSFYESKQQSNIPQNLQPPGVVPVISAHSPSVTGEYYIRIEEPTECNMDLDYTMCSYSPEYDASLQVESSSWQGRDTVDDCENSPTISLTMEPLLGQVSSMPQDSWEDSQYFSKNKSQTYYEHFTVDDANQYLLENYSENSNDWKIQSPGENSSGDPLGISPLVTSTFRDSCSLLVSSYDELDETGSNKMCQLPAAEEFRYSVQSVNTTLHSVDDLDTVNMLGVSDSSQANVPSKKITASSPSTLLPEDENLLPSEIQSWESSSFLNNNKMDVAKQPQDQETNSSEFFCGRLQAGFSELDLSALGNVTPLSFSHTADGHSSRMSQAAEAESGSSNWKATCNEVIQDSQRFDQPLSTAEGKDGLFTSLYRVTQPEEGQILNSDRLQTSGNEELVDPLLGMVVKSCALSDYGKIRAQSVGDEISLPAHDADIAGINDQLEAIVQETNQLNSDREEAHSPTQLKIEIEVRDSNTTHPELEMVDDTYQAQVAVRDLTSPSQFETADKSEHCLSSDVESKDPDSSPIKTLSSISFAETDGCSDEDETDITSGIFTDLTQDYENSDIVLSHKSLQKLVGTPDSLESLDIPSTTSSCEMYSPTLHYSSLQPKAADSGYDTENFESPEFVLKEPVEQKGPELFTKVNKVNNVSEMSQDSEPQSIDENNSYRDSAYFSDYDAESERYQTLDSEKDDLLQGEIDLIELNEEHLADIPVQQGECVHLSSSEQNATDLTQTKSLKNAGGSLEHCSLIQRLHVDPAEGLVSSKKGFPADVSILIEKQMDPTFDYPDAVVLPEAENEQTAKLGVPDTNEGFYHQDLETESEKKELEADYLVCRQILEEAGCSNSKDKDGIVQSSYNSENLLVKKQVSLGKKGCLHKMPGCIYDGADLILEEQLSEQDTVGLQHTDVGMRKFQPYSLNVEEKLERCIVPKIQSVQLSLELPFLGLKKESRQAFDGEEGDEEDEDDDESDDSDEELGIYNIQEHSEESEEEIPPVPIIVTEKDDGKNLRSLLKLPNLVCESFCDDLDRKRKAVSFYDDVTVYLFDQESPTGELSEQNIPEVDPAFQHYPEHSQSRSAGVSTATERQSSSNDSSDGNFPEESGGFEWDDDFPLVSVKSSLVTEGSSLVSEAASSAVPSGPEQNQVQKTRFSRFTVSPASVSRFSITHVLDSEVESAAGSIEEDERE
- the aatkb gene encoding serine/threonine-protein kinase LMTK1 isoform X3, which codes for MPIGELTWSSSLAVVAVSFSGLFTFIFLMLACLCCKKGDIGFKEPISPVKNFSRKEFENNEGEDYTGEFSPRTTSSSQNGPEVYILPLTEVSFPVSKQPSARPGQFFQQADLGRQSLLYLKEAGSTWFGKVFLGEVNINLNCCQVVVKELKAGASIQDQMRFLEEAQPHRSLQHPNLLQCLAQFTEVTPYLLVMEFCQLGDLKGYLRTHNAAAELAADTSTLQRMACEITSGLQYLHKHNYIHSDMALRNCLLSADLTVKIGDYGLSHNKYKKDYFVTPDQLWIPLRWIAPELIDDVHGNLLVVDQTKISNIWSLGVTLWELFEFGNQPYHRCSDKEVLTYAIKEQQLKLPKPLLNLPLSDRWYEVMQFCWLQPEQRPTADEVHLLLSYLCAKASSDAEEEFEKRWNAMKPSGSSTSHTTEVSSFPLLEQFGTDGFHTEVDDVLTVTETSQGLNFEYKWDHTQMDNFPPSSASLGHGSSQYQEIYFPNSASGRLSLSVSPVSSNSFYESKQQSNIPQNLQPPGVVPVISAHSPSVTGEYYIRIEEPTECNMDLDYTMCSYSPEYDASLQVESSSWQGRDTVDDCENSPTISLTMEPLLGQVSSMPQDSWEDSQYFSKNKSQTYYEHFTVDDANQYLLENYSENSNDWKIQSPGENSSGDPLGISPLVTSTFRDSCSLLVSSYDELDETGSNKMCQLPAAEEFRYSVQSVNTTLHSVDDLDTVNMLGVSDSSQANVPSKKITASSPSTLLPEDENLLPSEIQSWESSSFLNNNKMDVAKQPQDQETNSSEFFCGRLQAGFSELDLSALGNVTPLSFSHTADGHSSRMSQAAEAESGSSNWKATCNEVIQDSQRFDQPLSTAEGKDGLFTSLYRVTQPEEGQILNSDRLQTSGNEELVDPLLGMVVKSCALSDYGKIRAQSVGDEISLPAHDADIAGINDQLEAIVQETNQLNSDREEAHSPTQLKIEIEVRDSNTTHPELEMVDDTYQAQVAVRDLTSPSQFETADKSEHCLSSDVESKDPDSSPIKTLSSISFAETDGCSDEDETDITSGIFTDLTQDYENSDIVLSHKSLQKLVGTPDSLESLDIPSTTSSCEMYSPTLHYSSLQPKAADSGYDTENFESPEFVLKEPVEQKGPELFTKVNKVNNVSEMSQDSEPQSIDENNSYRDSAYFSDYDAESERYQTLDSEKDDLLQGEIDLIELNEEHLADIPVQQGECVHLSSSEQNATDLTQTKSLKNAGGSLEHCSLIQRLHVDPAEGLVSSKKGFPADVSILIEKQMDPTFDYPDAVVLPEAENEQTAKLGVPDTNEGFYHQDLETESEKKELEADYLVCRQILEEAGCSNSKDKDGIVQSSYNSENLLVKKQVSLGKKGCLHKMPGCIYDGADLILEEQLSEQDTVGLQHTDVGMRKFQPYSLNVEEKLERCIVPKIQSVQLSLELPFLGLKKESRQAFDGEEGDEEDEDDDESDDSDEELGIYNIQEHSEESEEEIPPVPIIVTEKDDGKNLRSLLKLPNLVCESFCDDLDRKRKAVSFYDDVTVYLFDQESPTGELSEQNIPEVDPAFQHYPEHSQSRSAGVSTATERQSSSNDSSDGNFPEESGGFEWDDDFPLVSVKSSLVTEGSSLVSEAASSAVPSGPEQNQVQKTRFSRFTVSPASVSRFSITHVLDSEVESAAGSIEEDERE